The following are encoded in a window of Ogataea parapolymorpha DL-1 chromosome VII, whole genome shotgun sequence genomic DNA:
- a CDS encoding Protein MON2 codes for MSIQLLSADLAALVAETKRKNTDIRHAADKSLETLKSGQGKDERAFLTSLSQNPDFINPFLLACQSKNAKLTGIALQCFSRLIPTHSLPATKVDLVIDALLESTHSAIDIQLKILQLLPSFFQAYSMFINDESLSKLLLVCSSLQSTNRMGAVVNTAQATFLQLVNLVFEKVHDEDQKGCQEALYDVPISTQETRKVGPCAYDAQRIVNDLCTLIEHHKPAFLKTNYITEDFGFELLESIVKNNRQTFLEHEELAHLLRLRVAPILLRFLSSSKDFTVMVRVSRLISLLIQEQFEVLKIESEVTLSLLNHILTKESATPVWKRILSLEIYRAIFKNFELVSKIFTEYDNNQEEERKKVFADLFKACLEIVSEHKQILNTGDLIQAPFSSAANSGPVQEASSSKSKKPMTSSAPATIRQAEEKKVGISIAKSAIKFSYIDSLDKADPPHVPETYSCYLVCQIIISFCEGICKATLDLASEGETVSFLNETTFSDKSKQLQYACLSVMLLSNSKDLLELHKIFLYSTIDSDLFSKVVRSLQKLCHASGILSLKEIRNEILNFFAISTLKLTGKEGRQNKFLSFGESIVGTISSTIGNAVSNMASTSSETEPLQLYSRNINSRQIMCLRVLLSLATSLGAVLDDNWDIIFITLQWVSYYLDGPSDINIKEISPMPTLLNDQDLAHVESSLKKLRESLNSQSKEVFYSIVRSLMRLSSMVLKSSPTNEDRKGTKPVNDGKLEPSILNKSFFINKLTDICEINPIKFLVESNQNWQCISEFSISTAKDRSLEDSLRILVARNFSTIVKNVAVAGFNSDSETIRNETENKILNALNDFIDNFAKLPISEEILVTNCEIEVQLLTLNTLKDIVDQYGMLISHHWDVVTQMLNSPFEIISNMDDGMLKEKAVGDIITSVLRSTFETLKVILDTVLQSIAGNQIKVIIDCLYNFVTQKFDLNISFNSISYFWLISDHLKEKIESEDVSSSRIENVIDSQEPLEKFIDFDSLAQAPDIDKYKGLWLYLILQLSKTISDPRTQVRNGSIQTFFNVIDSYGPLSPSWKLIYDITLSPVIMSIEPAEELSVEWVESFTLIVNGLSKLFSQYFDYSSESSIVYWRGLLSFFSKMINVDSNWTEINLQVFKAFSHIVTSFQSQPPQELVEILYEFWAGFQISYNLSDDSLYQTSLSAFIASFSDLFKVLKPVLTLAKFEHILTLLNSCIRYPILTGTQKDNNKCTELQKQVIDTLASLSFDDIKYESLLIQQLNLIVILPFSTRDLIQKKLGARVSKIPTFIAASHEALQLLKQHLERIPDLTPFLNDRCIIKTYKALLEPSKSKDPEFQCNGDYLWMESMNILVNLSTQVSLLLTHSDKVKDEVKPQLSQLLIQTFKTSFSYSTSEDQDSESFDLEKYQQMKSCLVPLYSESPLSSKLEVEEFIVTVWTSSFLYALDDIENSILESSKSPSEVAQKLCNYDLNLVYGSTAELSKLPRLRLAKTCLQDLIEFSIPRENNSLFEKCLPYFISRCAFALRKLLSDERLVYKQPVPRIQQTEINIVLNGLMTITNVLDTSSDPKPVYDKLMALFPLLVQAIAVKTDTNQLMQKLTLKLGRDH; via the coding sequence ATGTCAATTCAGCTGCTGAGCGCCGATTTGGCTGCATTGGTAGCAGAGACCAAACGTAAGAACACGGACATTCGCCACGCGGCTGACAAGTCGCTTGAGACTCTCAAATCTGGACAGGGAAAAGACGAAAGGGCTTTTCTAACATCGCTTTCCCAAAATCCTGACTTCATTAATCCCTTCCTTCTTGCTTGCCAAtccaaaaatgccaaaCTTACGGGAATCGCCCTTCAATGTTTCAGCAGGCTAATTCCCACACACAGTTTACCTGCAACAAAAGTGGATTTAGTAATCGACGCTCTATTGGAGTCCACTCATTCCGCGATAGATATACAACTCAAGATCCTGCAATTGCTGCCCTCCTTCTTCCAAGCATACTCAATGTTCATTAATGACGAATCGCTTTCCAAGTTGCTATTGGTATGCTCGTCCTTGCAAAGTACGAACCGGATGGGTGCCGTTGTCAACACCGCGCAAGCCACGTTTCTACAATTAGTGAATTTAGTGTTTGAGAAGGTTCACGATGAAGATCAAAAGGGATGCCAGGAAGCCTTATATGATGTCCCGATAAGCACTCAAGAAACAAGGAAAGTTGGTCCTTGCGCGTATGATGCACAACGAATTGTCAACGACCTTTGCACTCTAATCGAGCACCACAAGCCAGCGTTCTTGAAAACGAATTATATTACCGAGGATTTTGGTTTCGAGTTACTGGAAAGCATAGTTAAGAACAATCGACAaacgtttctggagcacgaGGAACTCGCTCATTTACTAAGACTTCGCGTGGCCCCAATCTTGCTGCGTTTTCTGTCTTCAAGCAAAGATTTCACAGTGATGGTCCGTGTATCGCGCTTGATCTCGCTTTTAATCCAAGAACAATTTGAAGTTCTTAAAATTGAGTCTGAAGTCACGCTTTCACTTTTGAATCACATATTAACGAAAGAATCTGCTACGCCTGTTTGGAAACGCATTTTGTCTCTGGAAATATACCGTGCCATATTCAAAAACTTCGAACTAGTCAGCAAAATATTCACTGAATACGATAATaaccaagaagaagagcgaaAAAAGGTATTTGCTGACTTATTTAAAGCATGTCTTGAAATTGTGAGCGAGCATAAACAGATACTTAATACAGGTGATCTGATTCAGGCTCCTTTTAGCTCTGCAGCAAACTCTGGCCCTGTCCAAGAAGCCAGTTCATCCAAGTCGAAGAAACCAATGACCAGCTCTGCACCTGCCACCATTCGTCAGgcagaagagaaaaaggTTGGTATATCGATCGCCAAATCTGCGATCAAGTTTTCCTACATTGATTCACTCGATAAAGCCGACCCTCCACACGTACCAGAAACATATTCCTGCTATTTGGTTTGTCAGATAATCATAAGCTTTTGCGAAGGTATCTGCAAAGCTACTCTTGATTTGGCCTCCGAAGGAGAGACTGTTTCATTTTTAAACGAGACTACTTTCTCCGACAAGTCGAAGCAACTGCAATATGCTTGCTTGAGTGTGATGCTGCTTTCCAATTCAAAGGATCTATTAGAGTTGCACAAGATCTTCTTGTATTCGACAATAGATTCGGatcttttttccaaagttGTCAGAtctttgcagaaactgtgCCATGCGTCAGGTATATTGTCGTTGAAAGAAATAAGGAACGAAATCcttaatttttttgcaaTCTCTACCTTAAAGTTAACGGGCAAAGAGGGTCGTCAAAACAAATTCCTGTCATTCGGTGAGTCTATAGTTGGAACCATCAGCTCCACTATTGGAAATGCTGTTTCAAACATGGCAAGTACCTCTTCTGAGACAGAGCCTTTACAGCTGTACAGCAGAAACATTAATTCACGCCAAATTATGTGTTTGAGGGTTCTTCTGAGTTTGGCAACATCATTGGGTGCGGTTCTGGATGATAACTGGGACATCATCTTCATTACCCTTCAGTGGGTTAGCTACTATCTTGACGGGCCTTCAGACATCAATATAAAGGAAATTTCGCCAATGCCCACCTTGCTTAACGATCAAGACCTTGCACATGTGGAGTCCTCGCTGAAGAAGCTCCGGGAAAGTTTGAATTCCCAATCGAAAGAGGTTTTTTATTCCATAGTCAGATCTTTGATGCGTTTGTCATCCATGGTTCTGAAATCATCGCCTACAAATGAAGATCGAAAGGGAACCAAACCGGTGAATGATGGAAAACTTGAGCCTTCCATCCTAAACAAAAGCTTCtttatcaacaagctcaCCGACATTTGCGAAATAAATCCCATTAAATTTCTTGTTGAATCAAATCAGAACTGGCAATGTATTAGCGAGTTCAGTATTTCTACCGCAAAAGACAGGTCATTAGAAGACTCTCTCCGCATACTAGTTGCTCGAAATTTCAGTACCATTGTTAAAAATGTCGCCGTGGCGGGGTTCAATTCCGATTCAGAGACCATCAGGAATGAGactgaaaataaaatccTCAATGCATTGAACGACTTCATTGACAATTTCGCCAAATTACCGATCTCTGAAGAAATCCTAGTGACGAATTGTGAGATAGAAGTTCAGCTGCTCACGTTGAATACATTGAAAGACATCGTTGACCAATATGGCATGCTTATATCACATCATTGGGACGTGGTTACTCAAATGCTCAATAGCCCTTTTGAAATAATAAGCAACATGGATGATGGCAtgttgaaggagaaagCAGTGGGCGATATTATTACCTCTGTGCTTCGCTCGACATTCGAGACCTTAAAAGTGATTTTAGATACAGTGTTGCAAAGCATTGCAGGAAACCAAATAAAGGTCATCATTGATTGTCTCTACAACTTTGTGACTCAGAAATTTGACCTCAACATTTCTTTCAATTCTATTAGCTATTTCTGGCTTATTAGTGATCATctgaaagaaaaaattgaaTCTGAGGATGTTAGTTCTTCAAGAATTGAGAATGTTATTGACTCTCAAGAGCCACTGGAAAAATTCATTGATTTTGACTCTCTAGCGCAAGCGCCAGATATCGATAAGTACAAAGGATTGTGGCTTTACCTCATTTTGCAATTGTCCAAAACGATCTCGGATCCTAGAACGCAAGTCAGAAATGGCTCAATTCAGACTTTCTTCAACGTCATAGATTCGTACGGGCCACTTTCTCCTTCCTGGAAGCTAATCTATGATATTACCTTGAGCCCGGTCATTATGTCAATCGAACCAGCGGAAGAATTGTCTGTTGAATGGGTAGAAAGCTTTACCCTAATTGTGAATGGCCTAAGCAAACTTTTCAGCCAATACTTTGATTACTCGAGTGAATCAAGTATAGTATATTGGAGGGGATTGTtgagttttttttccaaaatgatCAATGTTGATTCGAACTGGACTGAAATCAATTTACAAGTATTCAAAGCGTTTTCTCACATAGTGACTAGTTTCCAATCTCAACCACCACAAGAGCTAGTGGAAATTTTGTACGAGTTCTGGGCTGGTTTCCAGATTTCTTACAATTTGTCAGATGATTCGCTCTATCAGACCTCACTATCGGCGTTCATTGCATCATTTTCTGACCTGTTCAAAGTCCTAAAGCCGGTGCTGACTTTAGCAAAGTTTGAGCACATTCTAACATTGCTTAACTCCTGTATCAGATATCCAATTTTGACTGGAACACAAAAGGACAATAACAAATGCACAGAACTTCAAAAACAGGTGATAGATACTCTTGCCAGTTTATCGTTTGATGATATCAAGTATGAGTCGCTGCTGATCCAACAACTAAATTTAATTGTTATTCTTCCTTTTTCGACCAGGGATCTGattcagaaaaaattagGAGCGAGAGTTTCTAAAATCCCCACATTTATAGCCGCAAGTCACGAGGCTTTGCAGCTCTTGAAACAGCATTTGGAGCGCATTCCAGACCTGACACCATTTTTGAACGACCGCTGCATTATCAAAACTTACAAAGCACTCTTAGAaccatcaaaatcaaaagatCCCGAGTTTCAGTGCAACGGCGATTACCTGTGGATGGAGAGCATGAACATTCTTGTCAATTTGAGCACACAAGTCTCTCTCCTGTTAACACACTCGGACAAAGTGAAGGATGAAGTTAAACCACAATTGAGCCAGTTACTAATTCAAACGTTCAAAACATCATTTAGCTATTCAACTTCTGAAGATCAGGATTCCGAGTCCtttgatttggagaaatatCAACAAATGAAGAGTTGTTTGGTGCCACTTTACTCTGAAAGTCCCTTATCCTCAAAGCTTGAAGTTGAGGAGTTCATTGTCACGGTGTGGACTTCATCTTTTCTTTACGCCTTGGATGACATTGAGAATTCGATACTGGAATCCTCAAAGTCTCCATCAGAGGTCGCTCAAAAATTGTGCAATTACGATCTGAATCTTGTTTATGGTTCCACTGCGGAGCTGTCCAAGTTACCTAGACTCAGACTTGCCAAGACTTGTTTGCAGGACCTGATTGAGTTTTCGATTCCTCGGGAAAATAATTCATTGTTCGAGAAGTGTCTACCATACTTTATTTCGCGATGTGCTTTTGCCCTTCGCAAACTACTAAGCGACGAGAGACTTGTTTACAAACAACCAGTTCCAAGAATTCAGCAAACCGAAATAAATATTGTCCTCAATGGTCTTATGACCATTACCAACGTGTTGGACACTTCTTCTGATCCGAAACCAGTCTATGACAAGTTGATGGCACTTTTTCCTCTTCTCGTGCAGGCTATAGCCGTGAAGACAGATACGAACCAGCTTATGCAAAAACTCACTTTGAAACTAGGCAGGGATCACTAG